A section of the Candidatus Saganbacteria bacterium genome encodes:
- a CDS encoding excinuclease ABC subunit UvrC, whose protein sequence is MRKNRKASDFPHLPGVYLFKDENGRPIYIGKAKSLKNRVSSYFRRPITSPKTEAIIKNYKALDYIVAASELEALLLENKLIKQYKPKYNVLLKDDKNYPYIKITMGEDWPRILMVRKKENDGAFYFGPYEGKSVKETIKLLARLFFLRTCKESPLKMRVQPCLQYHIKKCWAPCIKGISNEQYRNLCAAAIEILKGNLAASISALKKEMLQAALMHKFEQATKLRNQISGLERIKKVRKSWMPKARVNRGNRAASELALAIGLKHSPDRIEAFDVSNTSGKQVVASMVVFEGGEPLKSDYRKFIIRSVSDQNDFASINEAVYRRYAKTLKGKLPIPDLVLIDGGIPQIGAAKSALARARTKVPLISLAKREEVIYFPDSRPPLKLPCDSKALLLLERIRDEAHRFAVAFHRNRRNKAFYGNL, encoded by the coding sequence TTGAGAAAAAATAGAAAGGCATCCGACTTCCCCCATCTTCCGGGAGTTTACCTGTTCAAAGACGAGAATGGCCGGCCGATATATATCGGCAAGGCAAAGTCATTAAAGAACAGGGTCTCTTCTTATTTTCGCAGACCCATAACGTCGCCAAAAACCGAAGCCATAATCAAGAACTACAAGGCGCTGGATTATATCGTTGCTGCGTCCGAGCTTGAAGCGCTTCTTCTCGAGAACAAGCTCATCAAGCAGTATAAGCCCAAATACAACGTTCTTTTGAAGGACGACAAGAATTACCCGTATATTAAGATCACGATGGGCGAGGATTGGCCGCGCATACTGATGGTCAGGAAAAAAGAAAACGACGGCGCTTTCTACTTCGGCCCATACGAGGGAAAGAGCGTAAAAGAAACGATCAAATTATTGGCCAGGCTGTTTTTTTTAAGGACGTGCAAAGAATCCCCGCTCAAGATGAGGGTGCAGCCGTGCCTCCAATATCACATAAAAAAATGCTGGGCGCCGTGCATCAAAGGGATATCGAACGAGCAATACCGGAACCTTTGCGCCGCCGCGATAGAAATATTAAAAGGGAATCTTGCGGCCTCGATTAGCGCGCTTAAGAAGGAAATGCTGCAGGCGGCGCTTATGCATAAGTTCGAGCAGGCCACAAAATTGCGCAATCAGATATCAGGTCTGGAGCGGATAAAAAAAGTCAGGAAATCCTGGATGCCTAAAGCAAGGGTTAACAGGGGGAACCGGGCCGCGTCCGAACTCGCGCTGGCAATAGGCCTCAAGCATAGCCCCGACCGCATCGAGGCATTTGATGTTTCAAATACTTCAGGAAAACAGGTTGTCGCTTCGATGGTTGTTTTTGAAGGCGGGGAACCATTAAAATCAGATTATCGCAAATTTATTATTCGAAGCGTTTCGGACCAGAACGATTTTGCATCGATCAATGAAGCGGTGTACAGGCGATATGCTAAAACCCTGAAGGGGAAACTGCCGATACCCGATCTCGTGCTTATCGACGGCGGGATCCCGCAAATTGGCGCCGCAAAAAGCGCGCTTGCGAGGGCACGGACAAAGGTCCCTTTGATTTCATTGGCAAAAAGAGAAGAGGTCATTTATTTCCCGGACAGCCGTCCGCCATTAAAACTTCCGTGCGATTCGAAAGCCCTTCTGCTCCTTGAGCGGATTCGGGATGAGGCGCATAGGTTCGCTGTCGCTTTCCATCGAAATCGGCGGAATAAAGCATTTTATGGAAACTTGTAA